In the Campylobacter concisus genome, one interval contains:
- a CDS encoding phosphoribosylglycinamide formyltransferase, translating into MLTKKIAVLFSGSGSNLEAILKKVHNQIFNGVKIEVCLCICNKPGAFGIERAKKFGLDTMVIESAKFANREEFDAVVVEQILKSGAELTVLAGFMRILTPVFTSKIKAINLHPSILPLFKGAHAIKESFESEMMLGGVSVHYVSEELDGGKLIAQRAFEREDDMSLEDWESKIHAIEHEILPDSIIKILTKEANV; encoded by the coding sequence ATGCTTACAAAAAAGATAGCCGTGCTTTTTAGCGGCAGTGGCTCAAATTTAGAAGCGATACTTAAAAAAGTTCATAATCAAATTTTTAATGGCGTAAAGATCGAAGTTTGCCTTTGTATCTGCAACAAGCCTGGTGCATTTGGCATCGAGCGAGCTAAGAAATTTGGGCTTGATACGATGGTAATAGAGAGTGCCAAATTTGCAAATAGAGAAGAATTTGACGCTGTAGTTGTAGAGCAAATTTTAAAAAGCGGCGCTGAACTAACGGTGCTTGCTGGGTTTATGAGGATATTAACTCCTGTTTTTACATCAAAGATAAAAGCCATAAATTTACATCCTTCCATATTGCCACTTTTTAAAGGCGCTCATGCGATAAAAGAGAGCTTTGAGAGCGAGATGATGCTTGGCGGAGTTAGCGTGCACTACGTGAGCGAGGAGCTTGACGGAGGTAAACTCATCGCACAAAGGGCTTTTGAACGAGAGGACGATATGAGTTTAGAGGATTGGGAGAGCAAAATCCATGCGATAGAGCATGAAATTTTGCCTGATAGCATAATAAAAATTTTAACAAAGGAAGCAAATGTTTGA